From Ictalurus punctatus breed USDA103 chromosome 2, Coco_2.0, whole genome shotgun sequence:
TATAATTAAATGTCTGAATTCATCCTAAATCTGTTATTGAAAGTGTAACCAAGTAGCTTATGTTTAAAACACCTTGTTTCTTCAACTAATGCAATTTAGTTTGTTTTACTATACAAAATAATACTCTATCCTTTAACATTCTTTGGTGCATATAAAGCCTGAGAAATGTAAAGGGTTTCTTACACTGTACATGATATAAATGATACATTGAAACCCCTATGATCAAAACCTTTTAATGATCAAATAtgtgcatacatatatacatattcatAACACATGTCTTAAgagttttatttacagtaagcATTCTGGCAAAAATGGTGATATGATGGTTTCTTAAGCGTATTTCGTAATAAGTATTGGGAGTTATCgcaaataaatgaaacactgcTTTCTATTTCACTGCGAAATGCCTTGAAAGCTCATTAGTCAGTTTATAATGCTGCCCAGCCCACAGGAAATGAGTAGGTTGGGCAGAACTGTCTTGACCTGAAGAGTAGTGAAAGTGAGAGCTGAACTCAATGGCCAATGCAGAACGTACCAATCCAACACCCCCTATGAGCTCAGGAGCAGGATGGTACACTCTGCCACTGTCTGGATGCATGAACAAGGAATGAGGTTGGAAAGGAAAGGTCAGTTTAGTCCCACCTCCACAATAGGACAGATGTGCCCCTTGCCCCGTCTCAGACAGCAAATGAGTAAATACGATTGGCTGATCATCACAACGTAGGAAGTTCCTCTCACGTCCACACAACGAAAGGAAGGGGAAGTGCTGCTGGTAGCGGTCGCTTCGATTGATTTTCAAAtgcttaaaaaagaaaaccagaaactgctgatctggagGGAGTAACAGAGGAGAGGAAAATTACAGATTTCAATGAtacacacaaaccaacacaagtATCGAGTGTACACTTTCAATGACAATTTCCAACTCTACTTCCTGTTGCCTATCCAACATGTCtatatcaattattattatcaatattcATATACCGTTTGATCTTGAAGACATTTTCTTCTAATGGCTTGAGCTTAAGTGCTTAGAATTTGTTCccaaacacatatacatatataaacagtaGTGAAGTTGCTTTAAATGGCCTTTACTTTCACCCCACCTAAACCCAATCAAAATTGCTTGGATCTATTTGAACCAGagagtaaatttaaaaaaaaaaaaagagctcgtGTGGGGAATTGACGCCAAGACTGTTGAACAAGCAGCTCAAATGGTTTCTTCATGAAGCTGGCTGAAAGAATGCCAAACGTGTGTGAAGATGTCATCAAGGCAAAGGGCAGTTACTAAAACATAAGAATCTCAAATATAACAAACGTTCGCTTGTCTTTATTGTTATAACATGTAAAGAGGAGTAGGTGCGAGCAAATGTTTGCCGAGTCATGTAATTAGATGGCATGTGAATCATACACACAAAAGAgttgtatatactgtaaatcaTAAGCTATTTAAAGGTAACCATGAAATGAAAGTTTTGCGGCTTTTAGCATGAACacgttatctataagctagtgttgCTCCAAAACGACAAAatttcgcatttagaagatatatgcattcagaatttacagtctctctctaccaccgatacggatcaacaattttgatgacatcattctgcacttcagcttgcTGTACCGAAGTTGCCATTGTTGAGTGAGCGACGTCATATCAGCAAGCCTGGGTCGTAAATATGTCTTTGGCCGTTCGAATGCTTGcgtttttattcagttttccaacTGCATGTACACAAACTTTAAAAATGACCATGCTCACTAGAGTCGGCATTAGCTAGGACTGCcatgacatcactttcaagcGCATTCGGAGATTTAACTGCTCAAAAGCAGAGTTAGAGCTCTATAAACATGCGAAATGTCTTGCTGTTCGAGGTGTTGTTTTCGCTCGTTGATAAACTGTGATGACATTGGGGGCGGTGTCTATAACATGACTGACAAGAGACCTATCAAAACACAAACGAGCTTTCCGGACTGGACACAGTTTTCCAAACGGGATTTTTCAGCCACGTAATATACTTAAAAACTTTTGTTATCATGTTCTATatgtttttccacattatttgtactagtaagatatatatatatatatattttaatatagttttttttttaactactgcacctttaaatacACTATAAAGTGATctgaattggcaccctgtccagggtgtaccccgccttgtgcccgatgatccctgggataggctccaggtttccccatgaccctgaaggaaggataagcggtatagaagatggatggatggatggatggatagataaagtGATCTGAGTGGACCTGTTAAGTCAGAGACACATACCTTTAAAACAGGTGACAAAATTCTTCACCTTGGTATCATCCAGGAAAAGCTAGTGATAGGATATAAGGGTATTTTAAAGTTGTAAGTATTTATTTGTGACCTGAACAAGACCATATTCTATTCAGGGGAAGACTACATGCGCCGTACAGGCTGTATACCTGGCCTTGATGATCAAGATAGTAGAAGTATTCACGAATACGCGGCTCAGGACTCTGACCCTGTGTGTACGTGCCATGTCCTCTCCAAAACACGATTGGTGTCTTGGCCCGCATCGCGCTTCTCCAAACACATACCCGGGTTATAATCATACCCGAGGTTTAAAGCTTAGTTTTGATAATTATAACCGGCTCTCTACGCATGCGACATAGACGcgacaaaataataacactggggaatgtttttttaaagcggCGCGGTCCGACTTGAATAAAAAGTCCGGCGGAACCTGAAGAAGCTGCGCATTAGTTCCGCATTAGTTAGTTCAGGGTACATTGCACAATATGTCGACGCACATCTCATAAGTGATGTTCTAATTATAAATATTGTGCTTGGTGCCTTTTGGTGAAAAGGGGTTCATTTATCTAGCATAATTCAATATCGCTCATGTTCAATAACTTCATTAAACTATCGTAACACTAGATGGCGCTGTCTGCTTCTTTACAGTCAGCTAACAGGTCTTCTGTAGGGTTGAACAAGGcgattgtttttttcagaaggTTTAAATGCGACATGACAATGCTTTGGGAATGTAGCCTAGACACAATAGAGAATCTAAACTATAGGGTGAATTAAGATACACTATATGAAGAatagtttgtggacacctgaagaGAACAATCATATTTGTTTATTGAATATCCCATTCCATATGTAGTCACCTCCCTTCGCCTGCAGTCTTCTGGAAAGGTGTGTGGCTGTACGGATTTGTGTTCATATCaccctgcagttcttgcctggtttcctACTAAAGCTAAGCAGGgctgagcctggccagtacctggatgggagacctcctggggaaaactaaggttgctgttggaagtggtattagtgaggcgggggagctcaccctgtggtctgtgtgggatTTAATGcaccagtatagtgatggggatGCTAtattgtaaaaacagcaccatccCTTCGGATGAGACCTTAAAtggaggtcctgactctctgtggccattaaaaatcccaggacacttctcttaaaagagtaggggtataaccctggtgtcctaGCAAAATTCatccattggcccttctctatcatggccccttaataatctccatccctgaattggctacatcactctcctctccaccaatagctggtgggtgttctggcacgctatggctgccgtcgcatcatccaggtggttgctacacactagtggtggctGAGGAGATTTCACCCCCACAATACTATGTAAAgagctttgagtgtctagaaaattGCTCTATAACTATAACTGtaattcagctacaagagcgttagtgatgTCAGGCAAGGAGGCCTGGGGTACAGTCggggttccagttcatcccataggtgttcagttgggttgaggtcagggctctgtgcagaacacacaagttcttccacaccaatcttaacacaccatgtctttgGAACAGCTTTGGGCGTCTTAGTTCCAGTGgagggaaattgtaatactacagtGTACAAAGACGTCCTATACAATCgtctgcttccaactttgtggtagcagtttggggaagaaccacatacggATGTGAAGGACAGGtatttttgtgttcatttctgcagtCGCAAaaccctggagggactgtatgGTGTTTTTATAAGCCAAAACGGCAAAAAACTGCATGAGTCCACCTTGTAGGattgatacagttttaaatgcaaaatgttGTCACAtgtttcatttcagtgttttgtttattcCATAATTCAAacaatcaagaaaaaaaatccagttttCATATCAGTATCTTATTAAACGATACCAAGCTCTAGTTGTGGGGTGTTTCATGCATCCATTACATCATatcacttttccttttttcacttattgtattttaaaactgTCCAAATCAACCTGAACCATGCTCGTCTGAAATGTTGGTAAATTAGGACATCttgaaaatccatccatccatccatccatttccatcccacttatcctacacagggttggaggggaacctgaagcctatcccagggaactcaggccATGACCATCCAGGGGTACACACTGGATGGTACAACTGTACTCGCATTCACAtgacggacaatttggaaatgccaatcagcatacaatACACAtctttgggaggaaaccagagtaccaggaggacacccctgaagcacagggagaacatgtaaactccacccACAAAGAGCagaggcgggaattgaacccccaaccccggaggtgcgaggcaagcatgctaacctctaagccactgtaatgtgtttattaaattataaacagGTGTACATAATTTGAACAaatgttatgtttattttatatatagtagtACATCTTATGTAGCCTATATATgcttggtgtggaagaactcgagtgacctCAACCTCATTGAAGCCCACTGTTCCAGTTTACCTGATGTCTACCTGAAATCACCCTCATATTGGCTGTGGTTTAATAATATTTCCTACAGTAGCCTTAAAGGTGC
This genomic window contains:
- the c2h8orf82 gene encoding UPF0598 protein C8orf82 homolog is translated as MIITRVCVWRSAMRAKTPIVFWRGHGTYTQGQSPEPRIREYFYYLDHQGQLFLDDTKVKNFVTCFKDQQFLVFFFKHLKINRSDRYQQHFPFLSLCGRERNFLRCDDQPIVFTHLLSETGQGAHLSYCGGGTKLTFPFQPHSLFMHPDSGRVYHPAPELIGGVGLVRSALAIEFSSHFHYSSGQDSSAQPTHFLWAGQHYKLTNELSRHFAVK